A genomic region of Catalinimonas niigatensis contains the following coding sequences:
- a CDS encoding DNA-3-methyladenine glycosylase I, which translates to MTEEVRCDWCLKDQLYKDYHDHEWGVPVHDDTKWFEKITLDGAQAGLSWYTILVKRENYRRAYEDWDVKKIAAYGDEDFRRLMSDPGIVRNKLKIMASITNAKAFLDIQKEFGTFDQYIWQFTGFQTITNYPQTLKDIPATSPESDALSRDLKKRGFKFVGSTICYAFMQAAGMVDDHLMGCWRKTKLVEKGV; encoded by the coding sequence ATGACAGAAGAAGTCCGCTGCGACTGGTGTCTTAAAGATCAGCTTTACAAAGATTACCACGATCATGAATGGGGTGTTCCTGTTCATGATGATACCAAATGGTTTGAAAAGATCACTTTGGATGGCGCCCAGGCCGGGCTAAGCTGGTATACTATTTTGGTTAAAAGAGAAAACTACCGGCGAGCATACGAGGATTGGGATGTTAAGAAAATTGCAGCCTACGGGGATGAAGACTTCAGAAGGTTGATGAGCGATCCGGGGATTGTGCGCAATAAACTCAAAATCATGGCATCCATCACCAATGCGAAAGCCTTCCTGGATATACAGAAGGAATTCGGTACTTTTGATCAGTATATCTGGCAGTTTACCGGATTTCAAACCATCACCAATTATCCTCAAACCCTAAAAGATATTCCTGCCACCAGTCCCGAGTCAGATGCACTGAGCAGAGACCTGAAGAAAAGAGGATTTAAATTTGTGGGATCAACCATCTGTTATGCTTTTATGCAGGCTGCCGGTATGGTGGACGATCATCTGATGGGTTGCTGGAGAAAAACTAAACTGGTAGAGAAAGGTGTGTGA
- a CDS encoding TonB-dependent receptor plug domain-containing protein: MKKILPRILALSFTIVASISFVSAQSTGEDLFELSLNDLMNIEIVSASKKAENIFDTPVSSYSISHNEIVESGVTSIPEALRLCPGLIVRETTNGNYDIHIRGFENPARYTSPFQQMNLLTLVMIDNRPVFNYNQGGTDWEALPIDIIDVERIEVVKGPNAPLFGPNAVTGVINIITREPKTEGLYVSANVQRDNLGSNIGNIAVGQKLNSKLSYNVSANYQNRMRYDNLYYFYATDQFAENASAVPNASIAYPNPDQSLEKFGANAFVNYKITEEAGLALSIGLQDAEAQRPYITNETALSFNSNQSKYVNLSAYYKGLNAKISHNNGQENLKLGNLVIEGSTLIPTYDFDITDIVLDYQWEVSSKLSLRPGFNYQRATYDDRHHLTAGENNGLLNDKRTIGATAGSLRADYFPIQNLRVVAALRADKFIVPDKLNTSYQLASTYKINDAYLFRASHAKSNSGAFLGNTSLNINLTTDLGFAGPGTGPFVTASRLGNQDIDLTTVTSTEFGFRSKLNSHLQIDVEVFHQELEHVNLSANTERTFQPTGLPAPYPPFVPETIVDRYQNLPLTAIQNGMTISAHYVASAKFQFKPFVTFQNTKVKDLSLAFNTFPIDPITNPVNINSTIDVDHESTPKFYGGAFVNLSPIAKLNANVSTYFFGKHTLYYTSDRDPVRDSNVGAIDGKMLLNAKVSYQLIDKLKVYISGRNLLNNDSREYYGTDRIGGTYLAGLSYNF, from the coding sequence ATGAAAAAAATTCTACCCAGAATTCTGGCATTATCATTCACCATAGTAGCTTCCATTTCTTTTGTATCAGCTCAAAGCACTGGTGAAGATCTTTTTGAGCTATCGCTCAATGATCTGATGAATATTGAAATCGTATCTGCATCAAAAAAAGCAGAAAATATATTTGATACACCTGTATCAAGTTATTCAATCTCGCACAATGAAATAGTTGAATCGGGAGTAACTTCCATTCCCGAAGCACTGAGGCTATGCCCTGGCCTTATTGTAAGAGAAACAACGAATGGTAATTATGATATCCATATTCGGGGTTTTGAAAATCCGGCCAGGTATACCTCTCCTTTTCAGCAAATGAATTTGCTTACGCTGGTCATGATTGACAACCGCCCTGTGTTTAATTATAACCAGGGAGGTACTGACTGGGAAGCTCTACCCATTGATATCATTGATGTAGAAAGAATAGAAGTGGTGAAAGGGCCTAACGCGCCTTTGTTTGGTCCCAATGCTGTTACAGGTGTTATCAACATCATTACCCGTGAACCTAAAACCGAAGGCTTGTACGTTTCGGCCAATGTGCAACGTGATAATCTTGGTTCAAACATTGGAAATATAGCAGTAGGACAGAAACTAAATAGCAAGTTAAGTTATAATGTCTCAGCGAATTACCAAAACAGAATGAGATATGATAACCTCTATTATTTTTATGCTACGGATCAGTTTGCAGAGAATGCAAGCGCTGTACCCAATGCCAGTATTGCATATCCTAATCCCGACCAATCTTTAGAAAAATTTGGTGCCAATGCATTTGTCAATTACAAAATTACAGAAGAGGCCGGTTTGGCACTTAGTATAGGCTTACAAGATGCAGAGGCACAAAGACCCTACATCACCAATGAAACGGCTCTTTCATTTAATTCTAACCAAAGCAAGTATGTTAACTTATCTGCTTACTATAAGGGCTTGAATGCTAAAATTTCTCATAACAATGGGCAAGAAAATCTGAAGTTAGGCAATTTAGTAATTGAGGGAAGTACGCTTATCCCTACATATGACTTTGATATCACAGATATTGTATTGGATTACCAGTGGGAAGTTAGCTCAAAACTTAGCCTAAGGCCTGGTTTCAATTACCAGCGGGCTACTTATGATGACAGGCATCATCTTACAGCGGGTGAAAACAATGGTTTACTGAATGACAAGAGAACGATCGGTGCAACTGCAGGATCTCTTCGTGCAGATTATTTCCCGATTCAAAACCTTCGCGTGGTAGCAGCACTAAGGGCAGATAAGTTTATTGTACCTGATAAATTAAATACTTCTTATCAGTTAGCTTCTACATATAAAATCAACGACGCTTATCTGTTTCGTGCATCTCATGCCAAATCAAATAGCGGAGCCTTCCTGGGTAATACTTCACTCAATATCAACCTTACCACTGATTTAGGTTTTGCTGGGCCTGGTACAGGCCCGTTTGTCACTGCCAGCAGGCTGGGAAATCAGGATATTGATCTGACTACTGTTACCTCTACCGAATTTGGCTTTAGAAGTAAGCTTAATAGCCATCTACAAATTGATGTTGAAGTTTTTCACCAGGAGTTAGAGCATGTAAATTTGAGTGCAAATACAGAAAGAACTTTTCAACCCACCGGACTACCTGCTCCTTATCCGCCCTTTGTTCCGGAAACCATTGTAGATCGCTATCAGAATCTACCCCTCACTGCCATTCAAAACGGAATGACAATATCAGCTCATTACGTAGCCAGCGCTAAGTTTCAATTCAAGCCTTTTGTCACATTTCAGAATACAAAAGTAAAGGACTTATCCCTTGCATTCAATACGTTCCCCATTGACCCTATAACTAATCCTGTGAATATCAACAGCACAATTGATGTGGATCATGAAAGTACGCCTAAGTTTTATGGTGGAGCATTTGTCAATCTTTCTCCTATAGCGAAACTCAATGCTAATGTTAGTACCTACTTCTTCGGTAAGCATACTTTGTATTATACTTCGGATCGTGATCCGGTAAGAGATTCAAATGTTGGAGCAATTGATGGAAAAATGTTACTCAATGCAAAAGTATCTTATCAATTGATTGACAAGCTTAAAGTTTATATTAGCGGTAGGAATTTGCTGAATAATGACAGCAGAGAATACTATGGAACGGATAGAATTGGAGGCACTTACCTCGCAGGTTTAAGTTATAATTTTTAA
- a CDS encoding GNAT family N-acetyltransferase yields MYELSRTDEDLKRILTLQKKNIESQISHEELQSQGFVTVHHDIGLLQKICGLYGHMLARDMENLAAYALVMLKEYGDTIPVLKPMFEEINQLYFKNEPLEKLPYVVMGQVCVDKAYRGTGVFQHLYQALQRELSSTFTYLITEVAIRNQRSIRAHTKVGFECIKTYEADGEVWEILLWDWKK; encoded by the coding sequence GTGTATGAGCTTAGCAGGACAGATGAGGATCTGAAACGGATTCTTACACTACAGAAAAAAAATATAGAAAGCCAGATCAGCCATGAAGAGCTACAAAGCCAGGGCTTTGTCACCGTCCATCATGACATCGGACTTTTACAAAAGATTTGTGGTCTCTACGGACATATGCTGGCCAGAGATATGGAGAATTTAGCAGCCTATGCCTTGGTTATGCTTAAAGAATATGGCGATACTATTCCTGTTCTCAAACCTATGTTTGAGGAAATCAATCAGCTTTATTTTAAAAATGAACCCCTGGAAAAGCTGCCTTATGTGGTGATGGGCCAGGTCTGTGTAGATAAAGCTTATCGGGGTACTGGTGTGTTCCAACACTTATACCAGGCCTTGCAGCGCGAACTTTCTTCCACATTTACCTACCTGATCACCGAAGTTGCCATTCGCAACCAGCGTTCTATTCGTGCGCATACCAAAGTAGGTTTTGAATGCATCAAAACTTATGAAGCGGATGGTGAGGTTTGGGAGATATTGCTTTGGGACTGGAAGAAATAA
- a CDS encoding magnesium citrate secondary transporter: protein MFNYPFNIISHPLVLIAILVFLTNQILERVLQYYIPYVHAYLDDLVCMPVVLGISMQVMQYLRTSKGLYFLSKSHVLLAFGYISIMFEIILPIFSDTYTSDPWDVVCYAAGSWIYYQTVIKPIIEKLSIA from the coding sequence ATGTTTAACTATCCTTTTAACATCATCAGTCATCCACTTGTACTAATCGCCATATTGGTTTTTTTGACTAACCAAATCCTGGAACGTGTTTTACAATACTATATCCCCTATGTGCATGCTTACCTGGACGACCTAGTTTGTATGCCAGTAGTGCTGGGCATAAGTATGCAGGTAATGCAGTACCTTAGAACCAGTAAAGGGCTTTACTTCCTCAGTAAGTCTCATGTGCTTTTAGCTTTTGGCTATATCAGCATCATGTTTGAAATTATCCTTCCGATATTTTCAGACACATATACCAGCGATCCCTGGGATGTAGTCTGTTACGCAGCAGGAAGCTGGATATACTACCAGACAGTTATCAAACCTATAATAGAGAAATTAAGCATAGCTTAA
- a CDS encoding 2-isopropylmalate synthase, with amino-acid sequence MADQVYIFDTTLRDGEQVPGCQLNTEEKVIIAKALEQLGVDVIEAGFPISSPGDYNSVIAISKAVSNPIITALSRAVEKDIDRAAEALQFAKRGRIHTGIGTSDQHIYTKLRSDRDKVLERAVAAVKYAKKYVEDVEFYAEDAGRTDQEYLARVMEAVIKAGATVLNIPDTTGFCLPDMYGEKIKYLKENVTGIDKAILSTHCHNDLGLAVANSISAARHGARQIECTINGIGERAGNTSLEEVVMIMKKHPEINLTTNINTRQIYPTSQLVSKLMNMPVQANKAVVGKNAFSHSSGIHQDGVIKNRENYEIIDPVEVGVDKSSIILTARSGRAALNYNLKNLGIDLSKEELDTAYDKFLDLADELKIVKDDDLRKLAEELSSKSV; translated from the coding sequence ATGGCGGACCAAGTCTATATTTTTGATACTACCTTGAGGGACGGTGAGCAGGTGCCTGGCTGTCAGTTGAATACAGAAGAGAAAGTGATTATCGCCAAAGCGCTTGAGCAGCTTGGCGTTGACGTTATAGAAGCAGGCTTTCCCATCTCCAGTCCCGGTGACTATAATTCTGTCATCGCAATCTCAAAAGCTGTATCCAATCCTATCATCACCGCGCTATCCAGAGCGGTAGAAAAAGATATAGACCGCGCTGCAGAAGCTTTACAGTTTGCCAAACGAGGGCGCATCCATACCGGTATCGGTACTTCCGATCAGCATATCTACACCAAACTTCGCTCCGATCGGGATAAAGTGCTGGAGAGAGCAGTGGCAGCTGTGAAATATGCCAAGAAGTATGTGGAGGATGTAGAGTTTTATGCGGAAGATGCCGGAAGAACCGATCAGGAATACCTTGCCCGGGTCATGGAAGCGGTCATTAAAGCAGGTGCTACCGTGTTGAACATTCCCGATACCACCGGGTTTTGTCTGCCCGACATGTATGGTGAGAAGATCAAATATCTGAAGGAAAATGTGACAGGTATTGATAAAGCCATTCTTTCCACGCATTGTCATAACGATTTAGGTTTGGCAGTAGCCAACTCCATTTCTGCTGCCCGGCATGGTGCCCGTCAGATAGAATGTACCATCAACGGTATTGGTGAAAGAGCAGGAAATACCTCTCTGGAAGAAGTAGTCATGATCATGAAAAAGCATCCTGAAATCAACCTGACGACCAATATCAATACACGTCAAATCTACCCCACCAGTCAGTTGGTGTCTAAACTGATGAACATGCCCGTACAAGCCAACAAAGCCGTAGTGGGTAAAAATGCATTCTCCCACTCCTCCGGTATCCATCAGGATGGAGTGATCAAGAATCGCGAAAATTACGAAATCATTGATCCTGTAGAAGTAGGCGTTGACAAATCATCCATCATCCTCACCGCCCGCAGCGGACGTGCAGCCCTGAATTATAACCTGAAAAATTTAGGCATTGACCTTTCCAAAGAAGAATTAGATACAGCTTACGACAAGTTTCTGGATTTGGCAGATGAATTAAAAATCGTGAAGGATGATGATCTGCGTAAATTGGCAGAAGAGCTCTCTTCCAAATCAGTTTAA
- the leuC gene encoding 3-isopropylmalate dehydratase large subunit, giving the protein MPGKTLFDKIWDKHVVSSIQNGPDVLYIDRHFIHEVTSPQAFAGLDSRGIKVYRPKQTIATADHNVPTKDQHLPIKEALSRTQVNKLTENCANHGIELYGLGHPYQGIVHVIGPELGITQPGMTMVCGDSHTSTHGAFGSIAFGIGTSEVEQVLATQCVLQSKPKKMKIEINGPLAKGVTSKDIILYIISKISASGGTGYFVEYTGSTIRSLSMEARMTICNMSIEMGARGGMIAPDEITFAYVKGRKFAPQGEKFDTLVKYWKTLPSDSDAEYDMEYHYDASDIEPMITYGTNPGMGIKITENIPALEEIDKDEQLSFSKSLEYMAVSPNDKLLGKPVNYVFIGSCTNARIEDLRMVADLVKGKQKAANVNAMIIPGSRQVEKQAKEEGLDKILESAGFELRQPGCSACLGMNEDKVPKGEYCVSTSNRNFEGRQGPGARTFLASPLTAAATALKGYITDVREMLEEAELVS; this is encoded by the coding sequence ATGCCAGGGAAAACATTATTTGACAAAATTTGGGATAAGCACGTAGTAAGCAGCATTCAAAATGGCCCGGATGTGCTTTATATTGACCGTCATTTTATCCATGAAGTAACCAGCCCTCAGGCTTTTGCCGGCTTGGATAGCCGCGGCATTAAAGTTTACAGACCTAAGCAAACTATCGCTACCGCTGACCACAATGTTCCTACCAAAGATCAGCATCTACCCATTAAAGAAGCACTTTCAAGGACACAGGTCAATAAACTTACGGAGAACTGTGCCAATCATGGGATTGAATTATATGGTCTGGGACACCCTTACCAGGGAATTGTGCATGTCATCGGACCAGAACTTGGCATCACTCAGCCGGGTATGACGATGGTTTGTGGAGATAGCCATACTTCTACCCACGGAGCATTCGGCTCAATAGCTTTTGGAATCGGTACCAGCGAAGTAGAGCAGGTTTTGGCAACGCAGTGCGTTTTACAGTCCAAACCCAAAAAGATGAAGATTGAGATCAATGGTCCGCTGGCTAAAGGCGTTACTTCCAAAGACATTATTCTTTATATCATTTCCAAAATTTCTGCCAGTGGTGGTACTGGTTATTTTGTAGAATACACCGGTTCTACCATCCGCAGTCTTTCTATGGAGGCCCGCATGACCATCTGCAATATGAGCATAGAGATGGGCGCCCGAGGAGGAATGATAGCTCCTGATGAAATTACTTTTGCCTACGTCAAAGGCAGAAAGTTTGCTCCTCAGGGTGAAAAATTTGATACACTTGTCAAGTATTGGAAAACCCTTCCCAGTGATTCTGATGCTGAATATGATATGGAATATCACTACGATGCATCAGATATTGAACCCATGATCACTTACGGTACCAATCCGGGAATGGGCATCAAGATCACGGAAAATATTCCTGCACTAGAAGAGATTGACAAAGATGAGCAGCTTTCGTTCAGCAAGTCATTAGAATACATGGCCGTTTCACCCAACGATAAACTACTGGGAAAGCCAGTGAATTACGTATTTATCGGAAGCTGTACCAATGCCCGCATAGAAGATTTGCGTATGGTAGCAGATTTAGTGAAAGGCAAGCAAAAGGCAGCTAATGTCAATGCCATGATTATTCCCGGTTCCCGTCAGGTAGAGAAACAGGCTAAAGAAGAAGGCTTGGATAAAATACTGGAATCTGCGGGTTTTGAACTTCGTCAGCCTGGCTGCTCAGCCTGTTTGGGCATGAACGAAGACAAAGTACCTAAAGGAGAGTATTGCGTTTCAACTTCCAATCGTAATTTTGAAGGAAGACAGGGACCTGGTGCGCGAACCTTTTTAGCCAGCCCGCTGACGGCGGCGGCCACTGCGCTTAAAGGTTATATCACCGATGTCCGGGAAATGTTGGAAGAAGCCGAATTAGTCTCCTGA
- a CDS encoding O-methyltransferase: MNDTVISAIPAAYAALEYKTKSIGFSMSSDKHVGALLRTLAASKPGGYFLELGTGTGLSLAWILEGMDEQSKVITVDNDPELIQIATEALGADKRVQFICEDGEQWIHNYQSAGFDFIFADAWPGKYSVIEKTLDMLNPGGLYIIDDMLEQPNWPEGHQEKAEKLIDYLEGREDLRLTKMNWSTGLIIATKIKV, translated from the coding sequence ATGAACGATACTGTCATTTCGGCGATACCTGCGGCTTATGCTGCCTTAGAGTACAAAACTAAATCCATAGGGTTCAGCATGTCTTCGGATAAACATGTAGGCGCTCTGTTGAGGACACTTGCAGCTTCCAAACCTGGAGGGTATTTTTTGGAACTGGGTACAGGTACAGGCTTATCTTTAGCCTGGATTTTGGAAGGTATGGACGAGCAATCAAAAGTGATTACCGTGGATAATGATCCTGAACTTATTCAAATTGCTACAGAAGCTTTAGGTGCAGATAAACGAGTCCAATTTATCTGCGAAGATGGCGAGCAATGGATACACAATTATCAGAGTGCAGGTTTTGATTTTATTTTCGCCGATGCCTGGCCTGGAAAATACAGTGTCATTGAAAAAACACTGGATATGCTCAATCCCGGTGGATTGTATATCATTGATGACATGCTGGAGCAGCCCAACTGGCCGGAAGGGCACCAGGAAAAAGCGGAAAAGCTGATTGATTACCTGGAAGGCAGAGAAGATCTACGTCTGACTAAAATGAACTGGTCTACCGGCCTTATTATCGCTACTAAAATAAAAGTTTGA
- the leuD gene encoding 3-isopropylmalate dehydratase small subunit — MDKFSTLTSTIVPIPTRNIDTDQIIPARFLKATTREGFGDNLFRDWRYDENGKPKSDFILNQPEVSGKILVAGRNFGCGSSREHAAWAIYDYGFKVVVSSFFADIFKNNALNNGLLPVQVTDTFLQTIFEKQAENPDLQLKIDLDNQVISIVDTDKQETFDISAYKKYCLSQGYDDIDYLLSQQEKIETYEQENSY; from the coding sequence ATGGATAAATTTTCAACCCTGACTTCAACGATTGTTCCTATTCCTACCAGAAATATAGATACTGACCAGATCATACCTGCCCGTTTTCTCAAAGCCACTACCAGAGAGGGCTTTGGTGATAATCTTTTCAGAGACTGGCGCTATGACGAAAATGGTAAACCCAAATCAGATTTTATATTGAACCAGCCCGAAGTCTCTGGCAAGATATTGGTGGCAGGTAGAAACTTTGGTTGTGGCTCTAGCCGTGAACACGCAGCCTGGGCCATTTATGACTATGGGTTTAAAGTAGTCGTATCCAGCTTTTTTGCGGATATTTTTAAAAACAATGCGTTAAATAATGGATTGTTGCCAGTTCAGGTAACCGATACTTTTCTACAAACAATCTTTGAAAAGCAAGCAGAAAATCCGGATCTCCAGCTAAAAATTGATCTTGACAATCAGGTAATTTCTATTGTGGATACCGATAAACAGGAAACATTTGATATCAGCGCCTATAAAAAGTATTGCCTGTCACAAGGTTATGACGATATAGATTATTTACTAAGTCAGCAAGAAAAAATAGAAACTTACGAGCAAGAAAATTCTTACTAA
- the leuB gene encoding 3-isopropylmalate dehydrogenase, with protein MQKKIAVLAGDGIGPEVTKQALKVLRAVAKAYDHQFTFQEGLVGAAAIDVTGDPFPKETEKLCLNSDAVLFGAIGHPKYDNDPHAKVRPEQGLLAMRKKLGLFSNVRPVKSYEAISHISPLKEHIVKDVDFVVFRELTGGIYFGEPRGRSENGETAFDTSIYTKAEILRISKQAFEAAKKRRKHVTLVDKANVLATSRLWRETVRECCKDNPDVKLDYMYIDNAAMKLIQNPGFFDVVLTENMFGDILTDAASVITGSLGMLPSASLGDKVKLFEPIHGSYPEVAGMSKANPIGAILSAAMLLNYAFGMTEESNAIKSAVDQSLKEGYVTEDIDSEKHHTTEEVGDKIATLVYMSKKVHA; from the coding sequence ATGCAGAAGAAAATAGCAGTATTAGCAGGCGATGGAATTGGTCCTGAAGTGACTAAGCAGGCACTCAAAGTATTGCGTGCAGTTGCGAAAGCCTACGATCACCAATTTACTTTTCAGGAAGGGCTGGTAGGTGCAGCAGCAATAGATGTTACTGGTGATCCTTTTCCTAAAGAAACTGAAAAGCTTTGTCTTAATTCCGATGCTGTTTTGTTTGGAGCCATTGGACATCCGAAATACGATAATGATCCTCATGCCAAAGTAAGACCTGAACAGGGACTTTTGGCGATGAGAAAAAAGCTTGGTCTTTTTTCCAACGTGCGTCCGGTGAAGAGTTATGAAGCCATTAGCCATATTTCTCCTCTCAAGGAGCATATTGTAAAGGATGTAGACTTTGTGGTATTTAGGGAGCTAACCGGAGGCATATACTTTGGAGAGCCCAGAGGGCGCAGTGAAAATGGAGAAACTGCTTTTGATACTTCCATTTATACCAAAGCAGAAATACTGAGAATCAGCAAACAGGCTTTTGAGGCAGCCAAAAAGAGGAGAAAGCATGTGACTTTAGTAGACAAAGCCAATGTGCTGGCTACTTCCAGACTGTGGCGGGAGACAGTGAGGGAGTGCTGCAAAGACAATCCCGATGTGAAGCTTGATTATATGTACATAGATAATGCAGCCATGAAACTAATCCAGAACCCTGGCTTCTTTGATGTAGTACTCACTGAAAATATGTTTGGTGATATTCTCACCGATGCTGCTTCTGTGATCACTGGTTCATTGGGTATGTTGCCTTCTGCTTCTCTAGGTGATAAAGTAAAGCTGTTTGAACCTATTCATGGCTCTTATCCGGAAGTAGCCGGTATGTCTAAGGCCAATCCCATCGGAGCCATTTTGTCTGCAGCCATGTTGCTCAACTATGCCTTTGGCATGACTGAAGAAAGTAATGCGATTAAGAGTGCAGTGGATCAATCTTTAAAAGAAGGTTATGTCACTGAAGATATTGATTCTGAGAAGCATCACACGACTGAAGAAGTAGGCGATAAAATCGCTACACTTGTGTATATGTCTAAAAAAGTGCATGCCTAG
- the ilvD gene encoding dihydroxy-acid dehydratase: MKNKLNKYSQTITQDESLPAAQAMLYGVGLKDEDFDKAQVGIVSTGYEGNPCNMHLNGFATEVKASVNASDLVGLIFNTIGVSDGMSMGTQGMSYSLPSRDIIADSIETVVGAQWYDAVVPIVGCDKNMPGAMMALARLNRPAILVYGGTISPGHYKGEDLNIISSFEAYGKKITNQITPEDFKEVIKHSCPTAGACGGMYTANTMSSAIEAMGMSLPYSSSNPATSAAKKEELQLVGPAIYNLLKEDIKPRDIITKASFENALTLVMALGGSTNAVLHLIAIAKAAEISLTLDDVQKISDKTPFLADLKPSGKYLMEDLHNVGGIPAVMKLLMKEGYFHEDCLTVTGKSIKENLEELPGLKDGQKVIYPVSNPLKESGHLQMLYGNLAPEGSVAKITGKEGLRFEGTAKVFDSEDETNRAITNGKIQAGDVVVIRYEGPKGGPGMREMLKPTSAIMGAGLGKSVALITDGRFSGGTHGFVVGHITPEAYEGGAIALLKDGDRIIIDATKNQLSVELSEDELHSRLKQWKQPEPRVKNGILYKYMKNVSSATEGCVTDQF; encoded by the coding sequence ATGAAAAATAAACTGAACAAATACAGCCAGACCATTACACAGGATGAGTCATTGCCTGCCGCACAAGCCATGCTTTACGGAGTAGGTCTTAAAGATGAAGATTTTGACAAAGCACAGGTGGGTATCGTCAGCACAGGTTATGAAGGTAATCCCTGCAATATGCACCTCAATGGTTTTGCCACAGAGGTAAAAGCATCAGTGAATGCCAGTGATCTGGTAGGTTTGATTTTTAACACTATTGGTGTAAGTGATGGGATGTCTATGGGTACACAGGGTATGTCTTATTCCCTTCCCTCCCGCGATATTATTGCCGATTCTATTGAAACCGTGGTGGGTGCCCAGTGGTACGATGCCGTTGTACCTATCGTGGGTTGTGACAAAAACATGCCCGGCGCCATGATGGCTTTAGCCCGTCTGAACCGTCCTGCTATCTTAGTTTATGGAGGAACCATCAGTCCCGGACATTATAAAGGAGAAGATCTCAATATCATTTCTTCATTTGAAGCCTATGGTAAAAAAATCACCAATCAGATCACGCCGGAAGATTTTAAAGAAGTGATCAAGCACTCCTGCCCTACTGCCGGTGCCTGCGGAGGTATGTATACTGCCAATACCATGTCATCGGCCATAGAAGCTATGGGCATGAGTTTACCTTACAGTTCATCTAACCCGGCCACCAGCGCTGCTAAAAAGGAAGAGTTGCAATTGGTTGGCCCGGCGATATACAATTTGCTGAAAGAAGATATCAAGCCCAGAGATATCATCACCAAGGCATCCTTTGAAAATGCACTTACGCTGGTCATGGCTTTGGGAGGTTCCACCAATGCTGTACTTCACCTGATCGCCATCGCCAAAGCTGCTGAAATCAGCCTAACACTGGATGACGTACAGAAAATCAGTGACAAAACGCCTTTCCTGGCTGATCTGAAACCCAGTGGAAAGTATCTGATGGAAGACCTGCACAATGTCGGGGGTATACCTGCAGTGATGAAATTGTTGATGAAGGAAGGTTATTTCCACGAAGATTGCCTCACCGTAACAGGTAAATCTATCAAAGAAAATCTGGAAGAATTACCCGGACTGAAAGATGGACAAAAAGTGATTTATCCGGTTTCCAATCCCTTGAAAGAAAGTGGTCACCTGCAAATGCTATATGGCAACCTTGCTCCCGAAGGTTCTGTTGCCAAAATCACAGGTAAAGAAGGTTTACGCTTTGAAGGTACTGCTAAAGTATTTGACAGTGAAGATGAGACCAACAGGGCTATTACCAATGGCAAAATACAAGCTGGCGATGTGGTCGTCATTCGTTACGAAGGTCCTAAAGGCGGGCCGGGTATGCGAGAAATGCTCAAACCTACTTCAGCCATTATGGGTGCAGGTCTGGGCAAAAGCGTAGCCTTGATCACCGATGGCCGTTTTTCAGGAGGAACACATGGTTTTGTAGTAGGCCATATCACTCCTGAAGCTTATGAAGGAGGAGCCATTGCCTTGCTGAAGGATGGAGACAGAATCATCATAGACGCTACTAAAAATCAACTGAGCGTTGAACTTAGTGAGGATGAACTGCATTCAAGATTAAAGCAATGGAAACAACCCGAACCAAGGGTGAAGAACGGAATTCTATATAAATACATGAAAAATGTTTCGTCGGCCACTGAAGGCTGTGTGACGGATCAGTTTTAA